A single region of the Terriglobia bacterium genome encodes:
- a CDS encoding fibronectin type III domain-containing protein, protein MAVFQSSGFQPASNTRTLPPALTQNIRSIGHGANSGQIDIRLVAVPKAVSYELQYAVESNNGAAPIWTTLTLTGVKAPVTLSGLTKGTTYAFQVRSLAKAGGYSDWSDPVTFMCT, encoded by the coding sequence ATGGCGGTCTTCCAGTCCAGCGGGTTTCAACCGGCGTCAAACACCAGGACGCTACCGCCGGCGCTGACCCAGAACATCCGCAGCATCGGTCACGGCGCCAACAGTGGGCAGATTGACATTAGACTGGTGGCTGTTCCTAAAGCCGTCAGCTACGAACTGCAATACGCCGTCGAAAGCAATAACGGCGCCGCTCCCATATGGACGACGTTGACGTTGACCGGCGTGAAAGCGCCGGTCACGCTCAGCGGCCTGACAAAGGGAACGACGTACGCCTTCCAGGTCCGCTCGCTGGCGAAAGCCGGCGGCTACAGCGACTGGAGCGATCCGGTGACATTCATGTGCACGTAA
- a CDS encoding ATP-dependent metallopeptidase FtsH/Yme1/Tma family protein, with product MNSTMKTILFGILILVTAVLLYSLVQRTSGGTAQTYPFSRFLQEIHRGDVIDVTIADSNIKGRLKTGQQFKTVMPMDYPELINMLRDKQVVITGEKPGNIPWFAALISWAPFLLQIVVWIFFMRPEAERILRSRNPNHQAT from the coding sequence GTGAATTCCACAATGAAAACGATTCTGTTCGGGATACTGATTCTGGTGACGGCAGTGTTGCTCTATTCCCTTGTGCAACGTACATCAGGCGGAACCGCTCAGACGTATCCATTCAGCCGGTTCCTTCAGGAAATCCACCGTGGGGACGTGATTGACGTGACGATTGCCGACTCCAACATCAAGGGGCGGCTGAAAACGGGCCAGCAGTTCAAGACTGTCATGCCCATGGACTATCCGGAACTGATCAACATGCTCAGGGACAAGCAGGTCGTGATTACCGGCGAAAAACCCGGCAATATTCCTTGGTTTGCAGCTCTGATCTCGTGGGCCCCATTCCTTCTCCAGATCGTCGTCTGGATCTTCTTCATGCGGCCAGAAGCGGAGCGGATTCTACGGAGTCGAAACCCTAACCACCAAGCCACGTAG
- a CDS encoding nucleotidyltransferase domain-containing protein — MLDTIQGVVDRVVEGYAPERIILFGSHASGTSREDSDLDLLIDLLRMFRCATTAIAV, encoded by the coding sequence ATGTTGGACACAATTCAAGGAGTCGTTGATCGTGTCGTGGAAGGCTATGCGCCTGAACGGATTATCCTGTTTGGTTCGCATGCTTCCGGAACTTCGCGTGAAGACAGCGATCTCGATCTCCTGATTGATTTGCTGCGGATGTTTCGGTGTGCGACTACCGCGATAGCGGTTTAG
- a CDS encoding type II toxin-antitoxin system VapC family toxin yields the protein MRVAVDTNRYGDFWEGVAKTVSLLEEAETIIMPFVVIAELRAGFVYGKRQGENERKLREFLARSGARVLFADEETTHQYASIYRQLRRQGTPIPTNDMWIAALVTQHSLALHDRDKHFDHLPQLMRV from the coding sequence GTGAGAGTTGCAGTTGATACCAACCGGTACGGCGATTTCTGGGAAGGAGTCGCAAAGACAGTTTCGTTGCTGGAAGAAGCAGAAACGATCATTATGCCTTTTGTCGTTATCGCCGAATTGCGCGCAGGCTTCGTATATGGGAAACGGCAAGGCGAAAACGAACGTAAACTGCGCGAGTTCCTCGCTAGAAGCGGAGCGCGCGTGTTGTTCGCCGATGAAGAAACGACGCATCAATACGCGTCAATTTACCGGCAACTCCGCCGGCAAGGAACTCCCATTCCGACAAATGACATGTGGATTGCCGCTCTCGTCACGCAGCACAGCCTCGCACTACATGACCGCGACAAACATTTCGACCATCTGCCTCAACTTATGCGCGTTTGA
- a CDS encoding pyridoxamine 5'-phosphate oxidase family protein translates to MNSINEVAPAFVSMAHRIVWASVATVDGRARPRSRILHPIWEWDTNRLTGWIATSPTPTKRAHLQAHPHVSVNYWSPSHDTCVAECRAAWAFDDDTRTMVWNLFLNAPPPVGYNPRIVPAWESPTCGAFAVIRVEPWRLRVFPGSILLGHGGQVLTWKEEFG, encoded by the coding sequence GTGAATTCAATTAACGAAGTCGCGCCCGCCTTCGTATCGATGGCGCATCGCATCGTGTGGGCCAGTGTGGCGACGGTGGATGGGCGTGCGCGCCCGCGCTCTCGTATTCTGCATCCGATATGGGAATGGGACACAAATCGGCTGACAGGGTGGATCGCAACCAGCCCCACGCCAACCAAACGCGCCCACTTGCAAGCGCACCCGCATGTATCCGTAAACTACTGGTCGCCCAGCCACGATACTTGCGTGGCGGAGTGCCGTGCGGCTTGGGCCTTCGATGATGACACCCGCACGATGGTCTGGAATTTGTTCCTCAATGCTCCGCCGCCAGTCGGCTACAATCCCCGGATTGTGCCTGCATGGGAAAGCCCGACGTGTGGGGCGTTCGCGGTTATCCGGGTGGAACCCTGGAGGTTGCGCGTCTTTCCTGGAAGCATCCTGCTGGGGCATGGTGGCCAGGTTCTCACATGGAAGGAAGAATTCGGTTAG
- a CDS encoding ABC transporter permease, translating to MRFHRFLLYLYPASFRGEYGGELRDIFVEKRRQAGNPLSILCLWLREIADTIFNAGCAHWDILRQDLRHAARMATRAPGFALTAIAVTGLGIGATTAVFSVADHALLHPFTFSDANRLVQIWQRTPAYSHLELSPPNFYDWRRRAGSFETMAAYAQFRWNVVGEGDPQRIEGTAATPDFFKVLSVKPLTGRLFTDEDAREGAPRTVILSYSFWQTVMGGRMDVLTKSVRLDNDSFSIVGIMPPDFVFPFRGGQLWIPLSLGDPPRDARDDYYLDAIARLKPGVSMQQARTEMGLIADRLASEFPRENEKMSAVVEALSDQVAPQARLLLWAVFGASLCMLLIACTNLANLFLTKSISRRKELAVRAAIGAGRERLVRQLLTESVLLAAGGGAVGILVAMAALPFLSSLVPGRLPLADANVLDARVLVFTAVLTLGTGLIFGVLPAWRVSHGVDQDGLREGSRSGIGGHRDRMRSALVVAEITISLLLLVSAGLLLRALLRIQAIDPGFRPDRVLAIQTPIPMSRYSLVSTRMAFYPKVLSEVRALPGVSAAACISSLPMGPGGGGIWPVTGTGNAENERDSNGTKTVGMRLVSSSYFETMAIPLRSGRDISESDTLEAPPVAVVSQSFAERYWPGRDPIGRRFHFAFENFPFAQQDKTVVGVVGDVRFRGLERLNEPQVYLPYKQLPDRTSVFYSPQEFVVRSSLDTAALSPSIRRIIQKADPELPISAIRPMRDIVDTQTAPRSMQLHLVFSFAGLSLFLAGIGIYGLLSFAVGQRSAEFGLRIALGAQPRNILSMVLREGIILAGLGGVAGLVLSYFAGWSMQAVLAGVSPLDPATVAAAAIVALVMTLSGSLLPAVRAMRTDPASVIRMD from the coding sequence ATGCGGTTCCATCGATTTCTTTTGTACCTCTATCCGGCATCGTTCCGCGGCGAATACGGCGGCGAGTTGCGCGACATCTTCGTTGAAAAGAGGCGCCAGGCGGGAAACCCGCTGTCGATCCTTTGTCTCTGGCTCCGTGAGATCGCCGATACTATTTTCAACGCCGGTTGCGCCCATTGGGACATTCTCCGGCAGGATTTGCGTCACGCCGCGAGGATGGCCACACGTGCTCCCGGCTTTGCTCTGACGGCGATTGCTGTCACCGGACTCGGCATTGGAGCGACTACCGCTGTATTTTCGGTCGCGGATCACGCGCTGTTGCATCCCTTTACGTTTTCGGATGCCAACCGGCTCGTTCAAATCTGGCAGCGAACTCCCGCGTACTCCCATCTCGAACTCTCGCCGCCGAATTTCTACGACTGGCGCCGCAGAGCCGGTTCCTTTGAAACCATGGCAGCATACGCTCAGTTCAGATGGAATGTTGTGGGCGAAGGCGATCCTCAGCGTATCGAAGGCACGGCCGCGACTCCGGATTTCTTCAAAGTTCTTTCGGTCAAGCCCCTGACCGGGCGCCTCTTCACTGACGAAGACGCGCGGGAAGGCGCGCCGCGAACCGTCATTTTGAGCTATTCATTCTGGCAAACAGTGATGGGCGGCCGCATGGACGTCCTGACAAAGAGCGTCCGTCTGGATAACGACTCCTTTTCCATCGTCGGGATCATGCCTCCGGATTTTGTTTTCCCCTTTCGCGGCGGGCAGCTATGGATTCCGCTGTCGTTGGGAGACCCGCCCCGCGATGCCCGCGACGACTATTATCTGGATGCGATCGCCCGGCTGAAGCCTGGTGTTTCCATGCAGCAGGCAAGGACGGAAATGGGTCTCATCGCAGACCGCCTGGCCAGCGAATTTCCAAGAGAAAACGAAAAAATGAGCGCAGTCGTCGAGGCGCTGTCGGATCAGGTGGCGCCTCAGGCCCGGCTGCTGCTGTGGGCTGTATTCGGGGCGTCCCTTTGCATGCTCCTCATCGCATGTACGAACCTCGCGAATCTTTTTCTGACAAAATCCATATCGCGGCGCAAAGAATTAGCGGTGCGCGCCGCGATTGGTGCCGGAAGGGAAAGGCTGGTCCGCCAGTTACTGACGGAGAGTGTACTGCTGGCTGCGGGAGGCGGCGCGGTCGGGATCCTTGTAGCGATGGCCGCTTTGCCGTTTTTGTCTTCGCTCGTTCCCGGCCGCCTGCCTTTAGCGGATGCAAACGTTCTGGATGCGCGAGTGCTGGTTTTCACTGCGGTGTTGACGCTCGGCACGGGACTGATTTTCGGAGTCCTGCCGGCTTGGCGCGTTTCGCACGGAGTCGATCAGGACGGATTGCGGGAGGGTTCACGCTCCGGCATAGGCGGTCACCGGGATCGAATGCGATCGGCGCTTGTCGTTGCCGAGATCACGATCTCACTTCTCCTTCTCGTTTCTGCAGGGCTTCTCCTTCGCGCCCTTTTGAGGATACAAGCGATCGATCCCGGATTCCGTCCGGACCGCGTTCTCGCGATACAGACGCCGATCCCCATGTCCCGCTATTCGCTGGTATCGACGCGCATGGCTTTCTATCCGAAAGTACTGTCCGAAGTTCGCGCGCTCCCGGGCGTATCGGCGGCGGCATGCATCAGTTCTCTACCCATGGGCCCCGGCGGCGGCGGGATCTGGCCTGTGACCGGAACCGGCAACGCGGAGAACGAACGTGACTCCAACGGGACGAAAACGGTGGGCATGCGGCTTGTGAGTTCCAGTTACTTCGAAACGATGGCGATTCCGCTCCGCTCAGGCAGGGACATCAGCGAATCCGATACCCTCGAAGCGCCGCCCGTGGCAGTGGTCAGCCAATCGTTCGCGGAAAGATACTGGCCCGGTCGGGATCCAATCGGCCGCAGGTTCCACTTCGCATTCGAGAACTTTCCCTTCGCGCAGCAGGACAAGACGGTCGTCGGCGTGGTTGGCGATGTCCGCTTTCGAGGTCTGGAAAGACTAAATGAACCGCAAGTGTACCTTCCCTACAAGCAACTGCCGGATCGCACCTCCGTCTTTTACTCGCCGCAGGAATTTGTGGTTCGTTCGTCATTGGACACTGCAGCGCTGTCTCCGTCGATCCGCCGCATTATTCAGAAGGCCGATCCGGAGCTCCCGATTTCAGCAATCCGTCCCATGAGAGACATCGTCGATACACAGACGGCGCCCCGATCGATGCAACTCCATCTGGTGTTTTCCTTTGCGGGCTTGTCGCTGTTTCTTGCGGGAATCGGTATCTACGGCCTGCTTTCGTTTGCAGTCGGACAACGGTCCGCCGAATTCGGCCTGCGTATCGCGCTTGGAGCGCAGCCGCGGAACATCCTTTCAATGGTGCTGCGTGAGGGCATCATTCTCGCCGGTCTCGGCGGCGTTGCGGGCCTCGTGCTGTCCTATTTTGCCGGATGGTCGATGCAGGCGGTTCTGGCAGGAGTCAGCCCGTTGGATCCGGCAACCGTCGCCGCAGCGGCGATTGTCGCTTTGGTAATGACGTTATCCGGAAGCCTGCTGCCTGCCGTTCGCGCCATGCGGACGGATCCGGCGTCCGTCATCCGGATGGATTGA
- a CDS encoding PadR family transcriptional regulator has translation MVYRNDEIDPLLPLPPATFHILMAVADEDRHGYAIIQDIAARTNGELQMSAGTLYRSIQRMQEQGLIVETRERPAPEDDDERRRYYRITPFGLSVARAEARRLTQMVKLARARGIAPEKA, from the coding sequence ATGGTTTACAGAAATGACGAGATTGATCCGCTTCTGCCGCTTCCGCCGGCCACATTTCACATCTTGATGGCTGTGGCGGACGAAGACCGCCATGGCTACGCAATCATCCAGGACATTGCGGCGCGCACGAACGGAGAACTGCAGATGAGCGCTGGAACGTTATACCGATCGATTCAAAGGATGCAGGAACAGGGTTTGATCGTCGAAACGCGGGAGCGGCCGGCGCCCGAAGATGACGACGAACGACGGCGATACTACCGGATAACACCCTTTGGTCTGTCGGTCGCCCGCGCCGAAGCGCGGCGGCTGACACAGATGGTGAAACTCGCTCGCGCGAGAGGTATAGCGCCGGAGAAAGCCTGA
- a CDS encoding ribbon-helix-helix protein, CopG family — MSKQRLSASVDQDLIEAVENAVARGRSESVSAWVNDALRLKLDQDRRLEALAGFIAAYEAGHGEITPDEIKQAVRRARARAIPVRVMPADKSTSPHRPRRPR; from the coding sequence ATGAGCAAACAACGTCTGTCGGCCTCCGTTGATCAAGACTTGATCGAAGCTGTGGAAAATGCAGTGGCCAGGGGCCGCTCGGAGAGTGTCAGCGCGTGGGTCAACGATGCCCTCAGGCTGAAGCTCGATCAAGACCGAAGATTGGAAGCGCTCGCCGGTTTCATTGCAGCTTACGAAGCCGGCCATGGTGAAATCACTCCAGACGAAATAAAACAGGCCGTACGCCGGGCGAGGGCGCGCGCAATTCCGGTCCGTGTAATGCCGGCAGACAAATCCACTTCACCGCACAGACCGCGCAGGCCGCGATGA
- a CDS encoding YfhO family protein: MKTERGFWQATIVLFAALAVLLYLPVLAGRVPFPRDIVLQFPAWNRTVVEAFRDYADIGDLITAFYPSRAFMSKAIHEGTLPLWNPYLLSGTPFQASPQSSLFYPPNVLYYILPLPVAWTLCLMLRVFLAGVFMTLFVRAIGGSRAGSLFSGISFTLCGFLTAWQGQPMADSATWLPLMCYAVLRLAKPESNGGIALAAFAFAMPVLAGHPETAAHVTLVAIAMAVVTWASLRFDLRFAWRFLAAGALAGGLASIQMIPTLEWLAQMPGALAARWPLLPMHQVLAWVSRDMIRGPNSAGVQVPEAAAYAGMLTLIVAPLGLLHRAKRHVLFLAILTITALAIAYGVEPAYSLVAHIPVLSGVKNGRMIFLAGFGIAALAGLGISVLEEDVFFGSRRLLAFSIVMATAAGVFLLVYDLRLATEIRIELIRRPSFSRAMLIAGTIPVLLRLYGRLKGTTFSSIACAIVAFDLMTFAYGYTGFATPREIFPNAPVFDFLAKNAEPARFRVAQLNGPFPANANMVYGLASADGYEVRLTPLPHALALDYMAEGDGIFFTADRLSRFNDRRLDLFNVKYLVLPPDSREFHRFLSTGRYSLAYNDGDIAALENRTALPRAFVVPLRGMRVVPEINGQLAVLKDPTFDPQYAFTVSKTPDGVTNQPQNPMVPGLPLSHHAELIATHINDIAVRAASSEPSALIFSQTYYPGWHAEVDGRRTEVFPVDVALTGLIVPSGLHDIRLVFRPASFVYGAALSVISLVVLVVIGLTGAKRLIRGGYCDSRV, encoded by the coding sequence ATGAAAACAGAGCGCGGATTCTGGCAGGCAACGATTGTGCTCTTCGCTGCGCTTGCGGTCCTGCTCTATTTGCCGGTTCTGGCCGGACGGGTGCCATTCCCGCGCGATATCGTGCTGCAGTTTCCCGCGTGGAACCGCACGGTGGTCGAAGCCTTTCGGGACTATGCGGATATCGGAGATCTGATTACGGCTTTTTACCCCTCGCGGGCATTCATGTCGAAGGCGATTCACGAAGGGACACTGCCGCTCTGGAATCCCTATCTGCTCAGCGGAACTCCTTTCCAGGCAAGTCCGCAATCCTCTCTGTTTTATCCGCCCAACGTGCTCTATTACATCCTGCCGCTTCCGGTTGCCTGGACACTGTGCCTGATGCTGCGCGTTTTTCTGGCAGGCGTCTTCATGACGCTGTTTGTCCGCGCTATCGGCGGATCCAGAGCCGGCTCGCTGTTTTCGGGTATCAGCTTCACACTCTGCGGCTTCCTGACCGCATGGCAAGGCCAGCCGATGGCGGATTCCGCCACATGGCTTCCGTTGATGTGCTACGCCGTGCTTCGCCTCGCAAAGCCGGAATCGAATGGCGGGATTGCGCTCGCAGCATTTGCGTTCGCAATGCCGGTCCTCGCGGGACATCCGGAAACAGCGGCGCATGTGACGCTGGTTGCGATCGCGATGGCCGTCGTCACCTGGGCCTCCTTACGTTTTGACCTTCGTTTTGCCTGGCGGTTCCTGGCGGCGGGCGCGCTCGCGGGCGGCCTTGCTTCCATTCAAATGATTCCAACACTCGAATGGCTGGCACAGATGCCGGGAGCGCTGGCGGCGAGATGGCCGCTGCTTCCGATGCACCAGGTTCTGGCCTGGGTGTCGCGCGACATGATCAGGGGACCCAATTCCGCGGGTGTCCAGGTCCCGGAGGCCGCCGCATATGCCGGAATGCTGACCCTGATTGTTGCCCCGCTCGGCCTGCTGCACCGCGCGAAGAGACACGTCCTATTCCTGGCGATCCTTACAATAACTGCTCTCGCCATTGCTTACGGGGTGGAACCGGCATACTCACTGGTAGCGCACATCCCCGTACTATCCGGCGTGAAAAACGGTCGAATGATCTTCCTGGCTGGCTTCGGAATCGCCGCCCTGGCGGGACTGGGAATCTCGGTCCTTGAAGAAGACGTTTTTTTCGGATCGCGCCGCCTTCTCGCATTTTCCATAGTGATGGCCACGGCCGCGGGCGTTTTTCTGCTCGTCTATGACTTGCGTCTCGCGACTGAAATCAGGATCGAGCTTATCCGGAGACCCTCATTTTCCCGGGCGATGCTGATTGCGGGGACGATCCCGGTGCTCCTGAGACTGTACGGCCGTTTGAAGGGCACCACATTCTCGAGCATCGCGTGCGCCATCGTTGCGTTTGATCTCATGACATTTGCCTATGGCTATACGGGATTCGCGACGCCTCGTGAAATCTTCCCAAACGCTCCAGTGTTCGACTTCCTTGCAAAGAATGCCGAGCCCGCCCGGTTCCGGGTTGCGCAGCTCAACGGCCCCTTTCCGGCAAATGCGAACATGGTTTATGGACTAGCCTCGGCTGACGGCTACGAAGTGCGGCTGACGCCCCTGCCTCACGCGCTCGCGCTCGACTATATGGCTGAGGGAGACGGAATCTTTTTCACCGCGGATCGTCTTTCGCGATTCAACGATCGCAGACTCGATCTGTTCAACGTGAAATATCTGGTGCTGCCACCCGATTCCCGGGAGTTCCATCGCTTTCTGTCTACGGGCCGGTATTCACTTGCTTACAACGACGGCGACATTGCCGCCCTCGAAAACAGGACGGCTCTGCCGCGAGCTTTCGTGGTCCCGCTAAGAGGCATGCGCGTGGTTCCGGAAATCAACGGTCAGCTGGCCGTCCTGAAAGATCCCACATTCGACCCTCAATACGCCTTCACCGTATCGAAGACTCCCGATGGAGTGACAAACCAACCGCAGAACCCGATGGTTCCGGGATTGCCGCTCTCGCACCATGCTGAGCTCATTGCCACCCATATCAATGACATCGCCGTCCGCGCCGCAAGCTCCGAACCGTCTGCTCTGATCTTCAGCCAGACGTACTATCCCGGTTGGCATGCCGAAGTCGACGGCCGGCGGACAGAAGTGTTTCCAGTGGATGTGGCGCTTACCGGTCTCATTGTTCCGTCCGGCTTGCACGACATTCGTCTTGTCTTCAGGCCCGCCAGCTTTGTCTACGGCGCCGCGCTTAGCGTCATATCTCTTGTCGTATTGGTGGTGATTGGGCTTACTGGAGCGAAAAGGTTAATACGAGGCGGATACTGCGATTCCCGGGTTTGA